CCCTCTTCCGCGGGCTGACCCGTGTGCTGCCCCGCACCCGCCGCTCGACGACCGCCGCGGCCTTCGTGGCCGCGCTCGTCTCCGTGCCGGCCGCCGCTCTCGCCTTCACGCTGATCTACGCGATCGGCGGGACCACCGACGTACCCATCGGCAAGGTCCTCACCGCGATGGTCGGCGTCCACGTCCTGATCGGCATCGGGGAGGCGGCGATCACCGCCCTGACCGTCGGCGCCGTGATCGCGGTGCGCCCCGACCTCGTGCACGGTGCCCGCGGAACCGGCGCCCCGCTCAAGCTCCGGGTCGACGGCGAACTCGTCGACGCACCGGCCGCCGCCCCCGCGCCCGTCGCGGCACGCTCCACGCGCAAGGTCTGGGCCACCGGCCTGGCCGCCGCGCTCGTCCTCGCGGGCTTCGTCTCCTTCTACGCCTCCGCGAACCCCGACGGCCTGGAGAAGGTCGCCGCGGACAAGGGCATCGACGAGAAGGTCCAGGAACACGGCGCGGCGGACTCCCCGCTCGCCGACTACGGCGTCAAGGACGTCACCGACGCCCGCCTCTCCGGGGGCCTCGCCGGAGTGATCGGGGTGGGCGTCACCGTCGTCGTCGGCACCGGTGTCTTCTGGGCGGTGCGCAGCCGCCGCACGCCCGAGGGGCCGGACGCCCGCACCACCGGGTCCGTCTGACATGGGCGCCGGCCACGCGCACAAGCTCTACCGGCACGGGCACACACCCGTCCACGAGCTCCCCCCGCACTGCAAGCTCGCCGCCGTCCTCTGCTTCGTCGTGGCCGTCGTCTCCACCCCGCGCGAGGCGGTCTGGGCGTTCGCGCTGTACGCGGCGCTGCTCGCCGCCGTCGCCGCCGTCGCCCGGATCTCGCCCGGGTTCCTCCTGAAGCGCCTGGTCATCGAGGTGCCGTTCGTCGCGTTCGCGCTGCTCATGCCGTTCGTCGTACCCGGTGAGCAGACCGAACTCCTCGGTGTCTCCGTCAGCGTCCCCGGACTCTGGGGCGCGTGGAACGTCCTGGCCAAGGGCACCCTCGGCGTCGCCGCCTCGGTGATCCTGGCCTCCACCACCGAGCTGCGCGCCCTGCTGCTCGGCCTCCAGCGGCTGCGCCTGCCGCCGCTGCTCGTCCAGATCGCGTCCTTCATGATCCGCTACGGCGACGTGATCAGCGACGAGCTGCGACGGATGTCGATCGCCCGGCGCTCCCGCGGCTTCGAGGCGAGCGGCGTACGGCACTGGGGCGTCCTCGCCAAGACCGCGGGCGCCCTCTTCATCCGGTCCTACGAGCGGGGCGAACGCGTCCACCTCGCGATGGTCAGCCGCGGCTACACCGGCACCATGCCGGTGATCGACGAGGTGACCGCGACCCGGACCCAGTGGGCGCACGCCGCGGCACTCCCCGTGCTCGCCCTCGTCGTCTGTCTGCTGGGATGGACCGTATGAGCCTGCCCCCCGCCACCGCGCCGTCCCTCGAGGTCAGCGGCCTCGCCTATGCCTACCCCGACGGTCACCAGGCCCTCTTCGGCGTCGACCTGACCGTGGCCCGCGGCGAACGCGTGGCCCTCCTCGGGCCCAACGGCGCGGGCAAGACCACCCTCGTGCTCCACCTGAACGGCATCCTCGACGCGGGCGCCGGAACCGTCCGCGTCGCCGGGCTCCCCGTGGAGAAGAAGAACCTGGCGGAGATCAGGCGCCGCGTCGGCATCGTCTTCCAGGACCCCGACGACCAGCTCTTCATGCCGACCGTCCGCGAGGACGTCGCCTTCGGCCCGGCCTCGGCAGGGCTGCGCGGACCGGAGCTGGAGCAGCGGGTCATGACCGCCCTGGAGCGGGTCGGCATGGCGGAGTACGCGGCACGGCCCCCGCACCACCTCTCCTTCGGCCAGCGCCGCCGCGTCGCCGTCGCCACGGTCCTCGCAATGGAGCCGGAGATCCTCGTCCTGGACGAGCCCTCCTCCAACCTGGACCCGGCCTCCCGGCGCGAACTCGCCGACATCCTGCGGTCCCTGGACGTCACCGTGCTGATGGTCACCCACGACCTGCCGTACGCCCTCGAACTCTGCCCGCGCGCCGTCGTCCTCAGCGACGGGGTGATCGCCGCCGACGACCGGACGCAGGACCTGCTGTGCGACGACGCGCTCATGCGCGAACACCGGCTGGAGCTGCCCTTCGGCTTCGACCCGCGTTCCGTGTCGGTTCCGCGTCCGTGAACAGATGGTGACCCGCCACCCGTTCCACCAGGGACGCGATGCACCATGGGGGGATGAGCGGGAGCGCGGGAGCAGGCGTGGACGTACGGGGCACGGTGGCACCGGGATTCGAGGCGGTACGGGACGCCTTCGTCCGTAACTTCGAACAGCGCGGCGAACGGGGGGCAGCCGTCGCGCTCTACCACCACGGCCGCAAGGTCGTGGACCTGTGGGCCGGTACGAGAGACGTCGACGGCGCCGAACCCTGGGCCGTGGACACCGTGCAGGTCGTCCGCTCGGCCGGAAAGGGAGTCGCGGCCGCCGTGCCGCTGCTGCTGCACCAGCGCGGGCAGGTGGACCTCGACGCCCCCGTCGGCACCTACTGGCCGGAGTTCAAGGCGAACGGCAAGGAGCGCGTCCTCGTGCGCCACCTCCTCGCCCACCGGTCCGGGGTGGTCGCCCTCGACACGACGCTGACACCCGAGGAGGCCGCCGACCAGGTGTCGGGGCCCAGAGCCGTGGCCGAGCAGCGGCCCCAGTGGGAGCCCGGCACCGACCACGGGTACCAGGCACAGACCCACAGCTGGCTCGTCGGGGAACTGGTCCGCCGGGTCACCGGGCGGACCATCGGCCGCTGGGTCGCCGAGGAGATCGCCCGCCCGCTCGGCCTGGACTTCTGGTTCGGGCTCCCCGAGGACGAGGCACACCGGATCGGACGGATCGGCCCCGTCGAACCCCCGCCGGCCGAGGGCAGCGGCGCCCTGCGGATGCGCCCGAAGCGGTCCGTCGTCGACGCCTACGGCGACCCGGCCTCGCTCACCCGGCGCGCCTTCGGGGCGATCGACCCCTTCCCCGACGAGAACGACCCGGGCTACCGCGCGGCCGAACTCCCCGCGTCCAACGGCGTGGCGACCGCACGCGGTCTCGCCCGCTGCTACGCCGCCATGATCGGCGAGGTCGACGGGCACCGGCTGTTCGCCCCCGCCACGCTCACCCTGGCCCGCACCGAGGAGTCCGCCGGGCCGGACCGTGTGCTGGTCGTCAACACCCGTTTCGGGCTGGGCTACATGCTGCACGGCCCGTCCGCACCGCTCCTGGGCCCCGGATCGTTCGGGCACCCCGGCCGCGGAGGCTCGCTCGGCTTCGCCGACCCCGAATCGGGCATCGCACTCGGCTATGTGACGAACGGTCTGCAGAAGGGAGTCACCGCCGATCCCCGTGCCCAGGCCCTGGTCAGGGCAGTACGGTCGGCGCTATGACTCCTCCTCGCTTCCACGGGTACGCCGCGCTCCTCACCGGCGCGGGACAGGGCATCGGGGCGGCCACCGCCCGCCGGCTGGCCTCCGAGGGCGCGGCCGTCCTGGTCACCGACCTGGACGGCGGACGCGCCGAGCGCACCGCTGCCGCGATACGCGAGACGGGCGGCACCGCCGAGTCCCTTGCCTGCGACGTCGGGGACCGGGCGGCGGTGGACGCGGCGGTGGCCCACGCGGTCACCGCCTTCGGCCGGCTCGACGTCCTGGTCAACAACGCCTACGCCAACCACGACGACGCCCCGCTCTTCGAGGACGAGGCCGACGAACCCTGGGCCCGCACCCTCGACATCACCCTGAACGGCCCCTACCGCTGCTCCCGTGCCGCGCTGCCGCACCTGGTCGCCTCGGGCCGGGGCGCCGTCGTCAACATCGGCTCGGTCAACGGCGAACAGGACTTCGGCGGGCACGCCTACAGCGCGGCCAAGGCGGGCCTGGCCAGCCTGACCCGTACGCTCGCCGGCCACGCGGGACCACGCGGTGTCCGCGTCAACCTCGTCGCCCCCGGCACGATCCGCACGGAGGGCTGGGCGGGCCGCGAAGAGGCGCTCGCGAGGGCGAGCGCCCTCTACCCGCTCGGCCGGATCGGCGAACCGGAGGACATCGCGTCCGCCGTCGCCTTCCTCGCCTCCCGGGACGCGCAGTGGATCACGGGGATCACGCTGCGGGTCGACGGCGGTCTCCTCGCCGTCAACACGGGGTTCCGCAAGGCGATGACGGGGGAGTCCGAAACCCGGTAGCGGGGGCGGCGGCCCGCGCTCTACTCTCCCCCGATGATCGACCACGGTTACACCGACCGGACCGGCCGCCCCGTCACCCTGCGCGAGGTCACCGACGACACCTGGCGTGCGGTCGCGGACGTCGCGCCGCTCGACGAGCAGCGCGACTTCTCCCCCGCGCTCGCGGCCCGCTATCTGCTCCTCACCTCGCGCGAGGACACCTGGCACTCACTCGCCGTGCACGCCGGGGACGCCCCGCTCGGCCATGTGATGTGGGCCCGGGACGAGGACGGTTCGTACTGGATCGGCGGGGTGCTGATCGACGGGCCCGAGCAGGGCGCGTGGATCGGGCGCGCCGCCGCGCGCACGCTCGCGGAGTGGCTCGCGGGCCGCGAGGGCTGCGAGGTGGTCCGGCTGTCCTACGACCCTGACAACACCGGCGCCGCGGCGCTCTGGACCTCGCTCGGGTTCCGGCCGACGGGCGAGGCCGAGGACGACGAGGTGGTCGTGGAACTGGCCGCCTCCGCCGTCGTGCCCGGGTGACGGGGGGCCCGGCGGACGGGCGCCGGCTCAACTCGTGTGCAGCATCAGGCCGATGCCCACCACCATGAGTCCGGCCGCCGCGATCCGCGGAGCCCCGAAGCGCTCCTTGAAGAAGAGCGTCCCTATCGCGGCACCCACGATGATCGAGGACTCCCGCAGCGCGGCGACCGGGGCGAGCGGGGCCTTCGTCTGGGCCCACAGGACGAGACCGTAGGCCGCGACCGACAGGGCCGCGCCGAGAAGGCCCCGCGCCATGAACGGCCTCAGCTGAGAAAGGAGTTCGCCCCGCCTGCGCATGTAGGCGTACGCGGGGATGGCCAGGCCCTGCGCGATCATCAGCCAGCCGATGTAGCCGACGGGTGTTCCCGAGGCGCGTACCCCGACCCCGTCGACCGTGGTGTAGCCGGCGATGGCCAGGCCCGTCGCGAGGGCCGCCAGGACGGCCGGCCGGTGGGGCCGGCTGCCGGCGCCCCGGATGCCCCACAGCGCCAGCCCGACGAGCCCGGCCGAGGCCACGGCCACCCCCGCCGTCGCCCAGCCGTCCGGGATCTCACCGATGAGGACGGCTGCCAGCACCGTCACGACGAGCGGGGCCGTACCCCGGGCGATCGGGTACATCTGGCCGAAGTCGCCCAGGGTGAACGAGCGCATCAACAGCAGCATGTACGCCATGTGCAGGCCCGCCGAGGCGAGCAGGTACGGCCAGGCACCGGCCGCGGGAAGCGGCGCGGGACAGACCAGTACCGCCCCGATCAGCGCCCCGCCGCCGGAGATCAGGGTGAAGGACAGCAGCTGGTCGCGTATCGCGTGGGCGATGGCGTTCCAGCTCGCGTGCGTGATCGCGGCGGCCAGGACGGCCGCCGCCACCAGCGGGGTCACGCGGTCCGCTCACGCACGTCCACGAGGGTGCCGCCCGCGCGATCGACCAGGTCGGCGGGAGCGATCCGGAAGACGGCGTGCGGATGGCCCGCCGCCGCCCACACCTCGGCATGGCCGAGCAGCCCCCGGTCGGCCAGCACCCGGGTCTTCGTGCGGTGGCCGAAGGGCGGCACGCCGCCGATCGCGTAGCCGGTGGTCTCGCGGACGAGGTCGGCACGGGCCCGCTGGACCTTCGCCGCGCCCAGCTCCCCGCGCACGAGCTCCAGGTCCACCCGGGAGGAGCCGTCCATCAGGACCAGGACGGGCACGCCGTCCGCCTCGAAGATCAGGGACTTGACGATCTGGCTGAGCTCGCAGCCGATCGCCGTGGCGGCCTCGACCGCGGTGCGGGTGGCGTCGGGGAAGCGGCGTACCTCGACTTCGAGGCCCAGCTCCCTCAGCGCCTCGGCGAACCGGGGATGGGCCTCGGACGTGGTCGCGGCGGGGGTGGTGTCGGAAGTGCTCATACCCCGCACGCTACTGAAACGGCCCCGCCGCCGACCACAGCCTTTCCGGCGGCTGCGCCGGTCATCGCCCGGACCGCCGCACCCGTCCCCGCGCGGGCCTCAGCCGCTCAGCTCGATCCGGGTGCCCGTGCCGCGCTCGGTCGCGGCGTCGATCAGCAGCCGGGCCACCGCCAGGTCCTGGAGGCCTACACCCACCGAGTTGAACAGCGTGAGATCGGTGTCCGCCGTCCGGCCGGGCTCGGTCCCCGCGAGGACGTCGCCGAGCTCACGGCGGAAGTCGTCCTCGGTGAGCGCCCCCTCGGCGAGCGGGATCAGGACCTCGCCGGACTTCGCGCGGGCCGTCGTCCAGGCGTCGACGACGATCCGGCAGCGTACGACGCCCTCCGTGTCGATCTCCCGGTGGTCGGGGCGTGGCGGGGCGCCGACCGCGTTGACGTGCTGGCCGGGGGAGAGCCACGCGCCCCGGATCAGCGGTTCCCGCGACGGCGTCAGCGTGCACAGGACGTCCGAGGCCTCCGTCACCTCCCGCGGCCCGGCCAGCACCTGGGCGTCGACGCCGAGCTCCGTACGGATCCAGGCGGCCAGTTCGTGGCTCCGGCCGGCGTCGCGCCCCCACAGCACGATCCGTTCGTAGGCGCGGCCCGGCAGCAGGGCGCGGGCGTGGGCCCGGGCCAGCGGGCCGGTCCCGACGAGCCCCAGGACGCGCGCGTCCTTCCGGGCGAGTGCGCGGGTGGCGACGGCGGTGGCGGCGGCGGTCCTCGCCCGGGTCACCTCGGCCCCGTCGAGCAGTGCCTCGCAGGCGCCGGTGTCCGCGGACACGGCGAGGACGGCCGACCGCTGCACGGGCAGGCCCCGCTCGCGGTTGCCGGGGAGGTCGGCCAGCAGTTTCACGGTGGCGAGACCGGCGGGCGCGGACGCCGACGCCATGGCGAGGAAGGTCCCGTCCGAACCCGGGAGCGGCATCGCCGGCGGGGCCGGCAGGACGGCTCTGCCCAGGGCCAGATCCAGGTGGCAGTTCTCCACCGCCCTCTCGATGTCCTCCCGTGCGTCCGCGAGCAGCGCGGCGATGTCGGAGCGGGTCAGGATCAGCGTCATGTCGTGAGTCCTCAGAAGGGGAGTGATGCGGGTGCCGGGGCGGCGGTCAGTTGCCGCGCAGGAAGGGGGTGGTGAGCCCCGAGGGCGCCCGGCTGCGGCCGACCAGCCCGCTGACCGCGAGCAGCGCGACGACGTACGGCAGCGTGGTCAGGAGAGGCGCGGACAGATGCAGCCCGAGGGCCGGCGCGGCGAACTGGAGCGACTGCGCGACGCCGAAGAAGAGGCAGGCCAGGATCGTGGGCCAGGCCCGCCAGCGTCCGGCGATCACCGCGACGACCGCGAGGTAGCCGATGCCGCCGGTGATGTTGTCGCTGAAGGCGTGCACCTCCGACAGGGCCAGCTGGGCGCCCGCCAGGCCGGACACGGCCCCGGTGAGCAGCACGGCGGCGAAGCGGACGGCGCGTACCGGGAGCCCGCAGCGGTCGGCGGTGGTCGCGTCCTCCCCGATCGCGTCGACGGCCAGGCCCCACCCCGTGCGCCTGCTGAACCCCAGGGCAAGTGCGGCGGCCACGGCGAAGGCGGCGTAACCGAGGACGGTCTGCTCGAAGAGGGCCGGCCCCAGCACGGGGATGCTGTGCAGGACGGGCACGGCGACCGGGTCGAACCCGGGCACGGAGTCCGCCGCCCCGTCGCCGAACAGCACACGGGAGCCGTACGTCGTGGCCCCGAGCGCCAGGGCGTTCGCGGTGATGCCGGTGACGATCTGGTCCGCGCGCAGTACGACGCTGAGCAGGGCCTGCAGCGCGGCGAACAGCAGGCCGGCGACCAGGGCGGCCAGCACCCCCACGCCCGCGCTCCCGGAGGCCAGGGCGCCGGCCGCGCCCGCGAACGCGCCGGTCAGCATCATGCCTTCGACGGAGAGGTTGAGCACGCCCGCGCGTTCGCTCAGCAGCTCCCCCGACGAGGCGAGCAGGAGGGGCACCGCAAGCCGCACCCCACCGGAGGCGAGCTCCTCGACGACCGTGCTCATGAGGCCCTCCCGTTGCGTGTGGTTCCGAACATGGCCGCGGCGACGAACAGGACGAGCAGGCTCTGCACGATCTGCACGGAGGAGGCGGGGACCCCCGCCGCGAGCTGCAGGTTGATGCCGCCGTTGGTCAGGAAGCCGAAGAGCAGCGACACGGCGGCCACGGCGGTGAGCGAGCCGCGTGCGAGCAGGCCCACCACCAGCCCGGAGAAGCCGTAGCCGGAGGAGAAGTGCTCGGCCAGCATGTACGGGGCGATGGCGACGAGGGACGCGCCCGCGAGCCCGGCGGCGGCGCCGGCGACGGCCAGGCCGCCCGTCTCCAGGCGCGTCACGGGGAGCCCGAGCCGGGCCGAGGCGGCGGGGGAGTGCCCCACGGACCGCAGCCGCAGACCGATGGCGGTGTGCCGCAGCACCAGGCCGGTGACCAGGGCCGCGACGGCCGCGATCACGACGATCGCGGTGGCCGGTGACTCGATGCCGCCGATCAGCGGCAGCCGCGCCCCTTCGGGCAGCGGCGCCGACTGCGGCAGCGTCTCGGACGAGGTCACGGGCTGGCGCAGCAGCGCCTCCTCGTGGACGGCCACCGAGACCAGCCCCACCCCGACGAAGTTCAGCAGCAGTGTGGTGATGACCTCGCTGGTGCCGCGCTTCGCCCGCAGCAGCCCGGCGATCCCGGCCCAGGCGCCACCCGCCACGGCTCCCGCGACGAGGACCAGCGGCACTCCGAGCGCCGCCGGGACTCCGGAGGGCAGCGCGGTCCCCACGGCGGCGGCGGCCAGCCCGCCCGCGCACAGCTGCCCCTCGCCGCCCACGTTCACCAGTCCCGCGCGGTGGGCGACGGTGAACCCGGTGGCGATGAGCGCCAGTACGGCGGCCGAGTTCAGCGAACTCCCCACGGCGTAAGGCGATCCGAACATGCCCTCGACGAGGGCGTCCCAGGCGACCGCGGGCGCTGTTCCGGCCCCCTCGACGAGTCCCAGCCCGACCGCGCCCGCGAGCACGACCGCCAGGACGCCGACGGTGACGGGGTGCCTCAGGGCGGGGGCGATGCGGGCGGCGGCCGTGCGTGGAGCCGGCGCGGGGGTGGACAGGGCAGGTGTCGGTGGTGACATGGCGGCTCCTTGAGGTGTCGTGAGGCACGCGCCGGGCCGGGGGTGCCGGCCGGGACGCGGGTGCTGCGTGGGTGGTTCAGCGCACGGCTCCGGGTGTGCGGGTCGCGTCGCTCCCGCCCGGTTCCGGGGTGTGCGGCACGGCTCCGGGTGTGCGGGCCGCGTCGCCCTCACCGGGTTCCGGGGTGTGCGCGCCGAGCATCAGGGCTCCGATGCGGTCCCGGGCGTCCGGCGCCGACGGGTCGACGGGGCCCAGCAGCTCGCCCCGGTACGCCACGACGATCCGGTCGCACAGGACCAGGAGTTCGGACAGCTCGCTGGAGACCACGAGGACGCCCGTCCCGGCGGCCGCCGCGTCGCGGATGCGGGCGTGCACGGCGCCCACCGCCCCGATGTCCAGGCCGCGGGTGGGCTGGGCCGCCGCCAGACAGACCAGCGGATCGAGCGCCAACTCCCGT
The DNA window shown above is from Streptomyces sp. Alt3 and carries:
- a CDS encoding energy-coupling factor ABC transporter permease, encoding MHVPDGFIDAPVSAAAGVVAAGAVAVGLRGARRELDQRTAPLAGLVAAFIFAVQMLNFPVAAGTSGHLLGGALAAILVGPYTGVLCIAVVLLMQGILFADGGLTALGVNITVMGVVTVVVAYALFRGLTRVLPRTRRSTTAAAFVAALVSVPAAALAFTLIYAIGGTTDVPIGKVLTAMVGVHVLIGIGEAAITALTVGAVIAVRPDLVHGARGTGAPLKLRVDGELVDAPAAAPAPVAARSTRKVWATGLAAALVLAGFVSFYASANPDGLEKVAADKGIDEKVQEHGAADSPLADYGVKDVTDARLSGGLAGVIGVGVTVVVGTGVFWAVRSRRTPEGPDARTTGSV
- a CDS encoding GNAT family N-acetyltransferase, with protein sequence MIDHGYTDRTGRPVTLREVTDDTWRAVADVAPLDEQRDFSPALAARYLLLTSREDTWHSLAVHAGDAPLGHVMWARDEDGSYWIGGVLIDGPEQGAWIGRAAARTLAEWLAGREGCEVVRLSYDPDNTGAAALWTSLGFRPTGEAEDDEVVVELAASAVVPG
- a CDS encoding YbaK/EbsC family protein, which translates into the protein MSTSDTTPAATTSEAHPRFAEALRELGLEVEVRRFPDATRTAVEAATAIGCELSQIVKSLIFEADGVPVLVLMDGSSRVDLELVRGELGAAKVQRARADLVRETTGYAIGGVPPFGHRTKTRVLADRGLLGHAEVWAAAGHPHAVFRIAPADLVDRAGGTLVDVRERTA
- a CDS encoding ornithine cyclodeaminase family protein, translating into MTLILTRSDIAALLADAREDIERAVENCHLDLALGRAVLPAPPAMPLPGSDGTFLAMASASAPAGLATVKLLADLPGNRERGLPVQRSAVLAVSADTGACEALLDGAEVTRARTAAATAVATRALARKDARVLGLVGTGPLARAHARALLPGRAYERIVLWGRDAGRSHELAAWIRTELGVDAQVLAGPREVTEASDVLCTLTPSREPLIRGAWLSPGQHVNAVGAPPRPDHREIDTEGVVRCRIVVDAWTTARAKSGEVLIPLAEGALTEDDFRRELGDVLAGTEPGRTADTDLTLFNSVGVGLQDLAVARLLIDAATERGTGTRIELSG
- a CDS encoding serine hydrolase domain-containing protein; this translates as MDVRGTVAPGFEAVRDAFVRNFEQRGERGAAVALYHHGRKVVDLWAGTRDVDGAEPWAVDTVQVVRSAGKGVAAAVPLLLHQRGQVDLDAPVGTYWPEFKANGKERVLVRHLLAHRSGVVALDTTLTPEEAADQVSGPRAVAEQRPQWEPGTDHGYQAQTHSWLVGELVRRVTGRTIGRWVAEEIARPLGLDFWFGLPEDEAHRIGRIGPVEPPPAEGSGALRMRPKRSVVDAYGDPASLTRRAFGAIDPFPDENDPGYRAAELPASNGVATARGLARCYAAMIGEVDGHRLFAPATLTLARTEESAGPDRVLVVNTRFGLGYMLHGPSAPLLGPGSFGHPGRGGSLGFADPESGIALGYVTNGLQKGVTADPRAQALVRAVRSAL
- a CDS encoding energy-coupling factor ABC transporter ATP-binding protein, with the translated sequence MSLPPATAPSLEVSGLAYAYPDGHQALFGVDLTVARGERVALLGPNGAGKTTLVLHLNGILDAGAGTVRVAGLPVEKKNLAEIRRRVGIVFQDPDDQLFMPTVREDVAFGPASAGLRGPELEQRVMTALERVGMAEYAARPPHHLSFGQRRRVAVATVLAMEPEILVLDEPSSNLDPASRRELADILRSLDVTVLMVTHDLPYALELCPRAVVLSDGVIAADDRTQDLLCDDALMREHRLELPFGFDPRSVSVPRP
- a CDS encoding ABC transporter permease, coding for MSTVVEELASGGVRLAVPLLLASSGELLSERAGVLNLSVEGMMLTGAFAGAAGALASGSAGVGVLAALVAGLLFAALQALLSVVLRADQIVTGITANALALGATTYGSRVLFGDGAADSVPGFDPVAVPVLHSIPVLGPALFEQTVLGYAAFAVAAALALGFSRRTGWGLAVDAIGEDATTADRCGLPVRAVRFAAVLLTGAVSGLAGAQLALSEVHAFSDNITGGIGYLAVVAVIAGRWRAWPTILACLFFGVAQSLQFAAPALGLHLSAPLLTTLPYVVALLAVSGLVGRSRAPSGLTTPFLRGN
- a CDS encoding DMT family transporter; amino-acid sequence: MTPLVAAAVLAAAITHASWNAIAHAIRDQLLSFTLISGGGALIGAVLVCPAPLPAAGAWPYLLASAGLHMAYMLLLMRSFTLGDFGQMYPIARGTAPLVVTVLAAVLIGEIPDGWATAGVAVASAGLVGLALWGIRGAGSRPHRPAVLAALATGLAIAGYTTVDGVGVRASGTPVGYIGWLMIAQGLAIPAYAYMRRRGELLSQLRPFMARGLLGAALSVAAYGLVLWAQTKAPLAPVAALRESSIIVGAAIGTLFFKERFGAPRIAAAGLMVVGIGLMLHTS
- a CDS encoding SDR family NAD(P)-dependent oxidoreductase, which codes for MTPPRFHGYAALLTGAGQGIGAATARRLASEGAAVLVTDLDGGRAERTAAAIRETGGTAESLACDVGDRAAVDAAVAHAVTAFGRLDVLVNNAYANHDDAPLFEDEADEPWARTLDITLNGPYRCSRAALPHLVASGRGAVVNIGSVNGEQDFGGHAYSAAKAGLASLTRTLAGHAGPRGVRVNLVAPGTIRTEGWAGREEALARASALYPLGRIGEPEDIASAVAFLASRDAQWITGITLRVDGGLLAVNTGFRKAMTGESETR
- a CDS encoding ABC transporter permease, which gives rise to MSPPTPALSTPAPAPRTAAARIAPALRHPVTVGVLAVVLAGAVGLGLVEGAGTAPAVAWDALVEGMFGSPYAVGSSLNSAAVLALIATGFTVAHRAGLVNVGGEGQLCAGGLAAAAVGTALPSGVPAALGVPLVLVAGAVAGGAWAGIAGLLRAKRGTSEVITTLLLNFVGVGLVSVAVHEEALLRQPVTSSETLPQSAPLPEGARLPLIGGIESPATAIVVIAAVAALVTGLVLRHTAIGLRLRSVGHSPAASARLGLPVTRLETGGLAVAGAAAGLAGASLVAIAPYMLAEHFSSGYGFSGLVVGLLARGSLTAVAAVSLLFGFLTNGGINLQLAAGVPASSVQIVQSLLVLFVAAAMFGTTRNGRAS
- the cbiQ gene encoding cobalt ECF transporter T component CbiQ; translated protein: MGAGHAHKLYRHGHTPVHELPPHCKLAAVLCFVVAVVSTPREAVWAFALYAALLAAVAAVARISPGFLLKRLVIEVPFVAFALLMPFVVPGEQTELLGVSVSVPGLWGAWNVLAKGTLGVAASVILASTTELRALLLGLQRLRLPPLLVQIASFMIRYGDVISDELRRMSIARRSRGFEASGVRHWGVLAKTAGALFIRSYERGERVHLAMVSRGYTGTMPVIDEVTATRTQWAHAAALPVLALVVCLLGWTV